The stretch of DNA GCAAGCACCGAGTTGACCATGGCCGGGAAGATTCCCCCGAGCCCGCCCGGCACGGCCAGCCGTTCCTCGAGCCAGCGGCGCGCCGCCTCGATGGCGCGGCGGCGGAACGGCCGGGGCCCCAGGCGCTCCCAGCCCTTGAGGCAGTCGTCCACGCCGATGAAGAAGTTCTTCCAGAGGAAGGTCTTCGCGGAGAAGGGACGGGGCACCCGGTGGAACCGGAGGCTGGAGCGCTCCCGGGGGACCGGCCAGAGCTCGTCCAGGTGGCACTCCGGAGCCAGGCGCTTCACCGGCTTGACGTCCATCAGGATCAGGAGCGGTACGATGACGGTGCGCGACCAGTAGGAGACCTCGAGCAGGTTGAAGTACGACCAGCGTGGCAGGAGCATGATCTCCACGGGCATGGCCGGGATACCCGACCAGTCGTACTCCCCGAAGAGCGCCAGCAGGATCTTGGTGAAGACGTTGGCCTCGACGGGACCGCCTGATCGCCGGACCAGCGCCCGGGCCGCGGTCATGGCCGGATCCTCGGGCAGCACCCCGGCCGCCTTCATGGCGAAGTAAGCCTTGATGGTTGCCGAGAGGTTCGCCGGGCCGCCGTCATAGAGGCTGAAACCCCCGTCTGGCAATTGCTGGCGACGGAGGTAATGCACCATCTTCTCCTCCCGCTCCCGATCGACGCGGCCGAGGAGGTGGCAGGAGAGGAGGTACTCGCTGGTGATCGTGCTGTCGGCCTCCAGCTCGCCCACCCAGTGGCCGTCCGGGGCCTGGGCCGAGAGGAGATGCTGCTGGGCCCGCTCGATGGCGGCGTCGATGTCGCGTGCGCGTGTGCCAGACGACGCCCGAGAGGCAGGGGCCGGATCGGTTCTCGGGACAAACATCGCTACATACTAGCACAGCGCCCCGGCAATCCCTATGCAGCCAAACCTTGAAAAAACTCGCGGGCTTGGATAACTTGACGCAGCGGCCCGCTTCCACGCGGCCCAGCGGCGGCGGGTGTCACGGAGGGCACTGCGAGTGAGCGAGGTCGTGGCGATCGGCACGCTCGTGTGGGGGACCGTGTCCCTGCGCCCCTATGTCGTCGTCCTTCTCGCGGCCTTCCTCGTTCTCGCGGTACGAGACGTGGGGGGCAGGAAGGCCGCGGCGTTCCTCGTCTGGGGCTGGGCCGTCGCCTTCGCGGCCGAGTACGCCTCGACCCGGGTGGGCCTGCCCTTCGGCCTCTACCACTACACGGGCGCGACGGTGGGGCGCGAGCTGTACCTGTCGAATATCCCGCTCTTTGACTCACTGTCCTTTCCCGTCCTGGCCTATGCCTCCTGGTGCCTCGCCCGCTGGGCGTCGGGGCGCGCGGGGGGCGCCGCCGCGGTGGGGCTGTCCGGGATCGTGATGATGCTCCTGGACGTGGTGATCGATCCGCTGGCGGTCCGGGGGGAGCGGTGGTTTCTCGGTTACATCTTCTTCTACCCGGACGGGGGAGCCTATTTCGGCGTGCCGTTGTCGAACTTCTTCGGCTGGACGATCGTCGGCTGGGTCATCGTCGCGGGGTACGTACGGGTAGCGGCCGGATCCACGCCTCTGCGAGGGTCGGTGCGCCTCGGGGCCGGTCTCTACTACGGCGTCTTCCTCTTCGGCTGGATCCTGACGGTCTGGATCGGCCAGCCCTTGCTGGCCGCGACGGGATTCCTGATTCACGGCGCTCTGTTTCTGGTACTCTGGGGCGGGTTTGCCGGCCGGGCCGTGGCGCTGGCGGATGCGGGCGGCCACTGGCGGGGCTCGTCCGGCCCCCGCGAGCCCGAGGGTGCCACCTCTACCTCATGACCGGGAACGCGGTAGGATGGTCCCCGATGAGCCTTTGCGCGAAGAGGCTCGGGGTGGAGCGGGCGCCCCGATGAGCCGCGTAGCGGCGAAGAGGCCAAACCGCAACCCGATGTCTTCCACATTCAAGCGAGATAAATGAGCGTCCCACTATCCCAGATGGTGACGGTGGCCTCCTACATCGTGAGGCAGAAGCTCGCTCGCCGGCAGCGCTACCCGCTCGTGCTGATGCTCGAGCCCCTCTTCCGCTGCAACCTGTCCTGCGCCGGGTGCGGGAAGATCCAGTACCCCGCTCAGATCCTCAAGAAGCACCTGACAGTGGAACAATGCGTCAATGCCGTGGAGGAGTGCGGGGCCCCCATCGTGGCCATCCCCGGGGGCGAGCCGCTCATGCACCCGGAGATCGACAGGCTCGTGGCGGCGCTGGTCGCGAAGCGGAAGTACGTGTACCTCTGTACCAATGGCCTCCTCCTCGCTGAGAGGCTCGCGTTGTTCACGCCCTCCAGGTACCTGAGCTTCAGCGTGCACGTGGACGGGCTGCGCGACGAGCACGACGACGCGGTCTGCCGGGAGGGTGTCTACGACCGCGCCGTGGGGGCGATCCGCGAGGCCCTGGCCCGCGGGTTCCGCGTCACCACCAACACCACGCTCTTCGATGGGACCTCGCCGGTCAGGATGCGCGCCTTCTTCGACGAGATGATGAGCCTGGGGGTGGAGGGCATGATGCTCTCGCCCGGGTACAGCTACTCGAAGGCGCCCGATCAGGAGCACTTCCTGCGCCGGACGAAGACCCATGCCCTGTTCGCGCGGATGCTCGACCGCCCCAAGCGGCGCTGGAAGTTCAACCAGTCGCCGCTCTTCCTGCGCTTCCTCATGGGCAAGCACGACTTCGACTGCACGCCCTGGGGCATGCCGACCTACAACATGTTCGGCTGGCAGCGCCCCTGCTACCTCCTGCAGGAGGGCTATGCCGCGACCTTCCGGGAGCTGATGGAGACCACCGAGTGGCAGCGGTACGGCCACCGGAGCGGCAACGAGAAGTGCCAGGACTGCATGGTGCACAGCGGGTTCGAGGCGACGGCGGTGAACCACACCTTCGGCTCGCTCAGGGGTTTCCTCGAGACCGTGGTGGTCACGCTGACGCACAGGCTCTAGCATGTCCCTGGAAGGGTGGACGCCACAGCTCGGGCCCTATCTCACGCTGGAGGAAGTGGTCGAGCACGCCTTCGACTACCGCGGCAACGTCACCGTGGTCAGCACAGACGGGACCGAGACCGTCGGCTATCTGTTCAATCGCGACGCGGGCGCGCCCGAGCCCTTCGTCGAGATGTTCGACGAGGCCGGCCAGGGCCCCATCCGGATTCGCCTCGCCGACATCGCGACCATCACGTTCACCGGCAAGGACACGGCCGCCGGCAACTCGTGGACCGCCTGGCTCGAGCGCAAGGACAGGGAAAGGGCCGAGAAAGCCGCCGCCTCCGGCGCGTAGCGCGGTGAGCGGACTCCTGATCCTGACAGCCGTGGAGCTCGAGACCGCGGCGCTGGCACGCCGGCTCGAGTTCCCGCGCCTCTCCGGGCTCCCGTTCCGCGCCTTCGGGCGCGGCGACGTGCGGCTCGCCGCGATCGGCCCACGGGCCAGCCTCCTCGCCGAGCGCTGGTACGGCCTCTCCTGCGGGCTGCACGCGCCGCTCGTGGTGTCCGCGGGGCTCTGCGGAGCTCTGGATCCCCACCTGAGAGTGGGGGACCTCGTCCTTCCCGAGGCCGTCCTCGCTCCGTCCGGCGAGCTCTTGCGGGTGAACGCGCAGGCGCATGGGCTCCTCCTTGCCCGCGCGGGCGGGCGGGCCCGCGCGGGGCGCCTCGTGACGATCTGCGAGGTCGCCGCCACGCCCGAGGCCAAGGCCAGTCTCCGCGCCGGGACGGGCGCCGTGGCGGTGGACATGGAATCGGCCCCGATCCTGACCTGCGCGGAGGAGGCGGGCTGGCCGTCCCTCGTGGTCCGCGGCGTCTCCGACGAGGCGGCCCACGGCGTGCTTCCCGCGCTGAGTGGGCTGGTCGGGGCGGACGGCCGCCTCCACGGCGGACGAGCGCTGGCCCTGGCCCTGACCCACCCGGGGAGCATCGCGCAGGCCGTGGCCCTGCGCCGGGGCAGCCGGCTGGCCCTCGGCGCGGTGGCACGATCGCTGGCTGCGCTGATGGCGTAGGCGGGGTGCGCATGGACGCCCTGGTCACGGGCGGCACGGGCTTCGTCGGCGCCAACCTCGTCCGCGAGCTCCTGGCGGAGGGCCAGACGGTGCGTGTGCTGGCCCGCCCGGGGGGTGATCGCCGGGCCCTCGCTGGCTGCGCTGTCGAGATCGTGGAAGGCGATCTCCTGGTGCCGGATTC from Candidatus Rokuibacteriota bacterium encodes:
- a CDS encoding carotenoid biosynthesis protein, whose product is MSEVVAIGTLVWGTVSLRPYVVVLLAAFLVLAVRDVGGRKAAAFLVWGWAVAFAAEYASTRVGLPFGLYHYTGATVGRELYLSNIPLFDSLSFPVLAYASWCLARWASGRAGGAAAVGLSGIVMMLLDVVIDPLAVRGERWFLGYIFFYPDGGAYFGVPLSNFFGWTIVGWVIVAGYVRVAAGSTPLRGSVRLGAGLYYGVFLFGWILTVWIGQPLLAATGFLIHGALFLVLWGGFAGRAVALADAGGHWRGSSGPREPEGATSTS
- the hpnH gene encoding adenosyl-hopene transferase HpnH translates to MSVPLSQMVTVASYIVRQKLARRQRYPLVLMLEPLFRCNLSCAGCGKIQYPAQILKKHLTVEQCVNAVEECGAPIVAIPGGEPLMHPEIDRLVAALVAKRKYVYLCTNGLLLAERLALFTPSRYLSFSVHVDGLRDEHDDAVCREGVYDRAVGAIREALARGFRVTTNTTLFDGTSPVRMRAFFDEMMSLGVEGMMLSPGYSYSKAPDQEHFLRRTKTHALFARMLDRPKRRWKFNQSPLFLRFLMGKHDFDCTPWGMPTYNMFGWQRPCYLLQEGYAATFRELMETTEWQRYGHRSGNEKCQDCMVHSGFEATAVNHTFGSLRGFLETVVVTLTHRL